The Pyrus communis chromosome 8, drPyrComm1.1, whole genome shotgun sequence region CAGTTCATGGTACAAATTGAGGCCTTCTACGACcacgaaattgatggaaaaaGAGATGGTTGTATTATATTGGTACCAATTGAAAACATTGCATGAAtttgaaactgaaaaaaaatatgagtaaGTAAATATAATTTACtcaataatttaaataaataatagtccgatcttttgagaaaataaagggtaaattacattttattctCTCAGGTTTGGGTGCATATGCATTCTCATACAATatcattaaaacatttcaatcttatACATTtactatttcatttcaatttcatacctccGATAAAAAATCTTTTAAGTTAAcaattaaatgatgatgtggcaaatatGAGGGTCACATTTATGTTGACATGGATTCAACTTTCCAGCTTgtgaacaaaaaaaacaaatttaaaaaattattcaccCCATCTTCTTCTCCAGCAACCTTTCTCTCTCTGCATCTCCATTTTCCACTCTGTACGACTCCATTTTTGCTGCTAAACAACTTTCCTTTTGCCatgttttcttttgagtttttttgtttCGCGTTTCTATTGACCACCTCCTAACGACTCTTTCCTTTTTGTAGCACCAATCTTGCTCCGACACAGAATCTTCGCCACCACTCCATCTCGAATCTAACCCTCTCCGGTCAAGACCTCCTCTTGCTCATCCACCTCCTCCCAAGACTTCAATTTCTCAACCATGGAAAATGAACCGATATCATATTGTTATTGATGGGCAGGGCTGGTCCTGAGTTTTTTGGTGCCTAGTGCAAAAGCTCAAAATTTGCCCTTGTTAATACAGAAAcatatgtttaaaaaaatatttaacgaGGGATGGAACCCAGTCGAAGTTAGGGGGCTAGGCCTCACACCCAGATTATATTACTTGAGAAAATATACAATGGGGGGCACATAGTCCCTAAACCCATGCAATACTCCCTTATATTTATTGACCTACTTGACAAGTCAACACttcttaaaattaaagttaTCTGGTCCACATGACTTGCATCAGGAGTACAATCAAGaatgacagaaaaaaaattagcttcttttacttttttaatgattgtggttttgacttttgaagcTACAGTAGCTATCAACTCATTTTGGATTTTATGGCTCAAATAATGATGATCTCTTTATGCTCAATGAGTCGAAAATGTTTTTGCATTATTAGATCAAACCCCGCAATCATTTCAAGTAAACCTAAGAATTTGCCATTAGAGTCTTCATAAGGTCTTTCTTTTGTTCCACAAAATGCTAAATTACGTATAGGAACACATTCACAACAACAATAATTCTAAGCATCACTTGTTTCCAATGATTTGTCTCTTTCTTGATTCGCATTTGAAATTCTTTGTCAATTGTCTGATTTTTTGTCAATCTACTTTTCAACCCAACCCAAGTTCTCGAATTAGTGAGATGCTCTTAACTCTTTTCATGTTGGTCAATCTTCTCACCAAGATGTCTCCATCACTAATTCCATCTTTTGCTAACTCACTTTTTGGGGCAATTGTTTTTAAACAATTTACAACAAAAGCAAAAGACTTTATCCAACTCTTTTGAGTACACGAGCCATTTCCTATCATAAATTTCACCCGTTTGTAATTTTTGATCATGGTAATGTGAGGAAAATTTTCTAGAGAGTTTGTCCTTAGGATAAGTGagattagtttatcaaattGGTCCCTTTTCTACAAGGAAGTCTCTCATTTCTGCATTAAGACCATCCCAAACTCTTGGATTATAAATGTTTAAATGGAAAATAGGTTCAGGAGATTCAACATTTTCCTCTACACTAATATGATCATCATCAACATTTAAATCCACATCACCACCATTGTCATGGTCTTGAGACTCATCACCAACATTTTCCTCTAAATCACCACCATTTTCATGGTCATGAGACTCGTCATTAACATCTTTCTCTACATAACCACCAATTTCATGATCATGAGACTCCTCAACAACATTTTGTGACTTTTCACTAACAtcattttctctcaaattttcaaCCGATTCATTCTTTGTAGAAATTGTTTTATTAAGAGATCCTCTTAAACTTGCGCCAATTTCGTTATCCTTtgcctttttttccttttcatagTACTAGAGAGTTGTTTCCTAAAAGACATGGCTTCGAtaatttgtttgcaaaaattacCTACACATGATATAACAAAAGGTTCCTATCAAAATTATCATTCCAACAAATATGTGTTATATCATTCTATCATTACAAAAGGTTCCTATCAAAATTATCATTCTATGTCACttgcaaaattttatattaaattatgaattaataattcaaattttaaaaattagtttacctcaaaactcaaaacgGTTGATGAATGCACTAAATGGTGAATGGCGCTGAGAATGACCTGTCGGGCTTGGAAGCTGCAGCGCAGCAACTTGCAGTTGGGCATCAGGAAACAATGAATTTTGGGCTCAAAACCTGGGTCGTTCCATCTATTGTTAAACTTGGGTTGCAGCTTCCCGATTCCATCTATTGTCAAACTTGGAGGGCAGCGCAGCAACTTGCAGTTGGAACGACCCTTacgttattttttttaatgcccAAAACCTGGGTCATTCCATCTATTGTCAAACTTGAGCTCTTGCCCTCCAGCCTCTATTTTGGgtttttgacattttcttttatacctaattatttgcatttttttgggtgcccttttcaattttgggcCCTAGATAATCGCCCTGGTGGCACTGGGCCTGGGGGCGGGCCTATTGATGGGCTGACTAGGATGCAATGCTtgtccaagttttttttttttagtacgcGAATTGGGATTAGGAATATAATCATTCATAAATCGTACTAAATATTGTTCTCTTTTGGTGAACTGAAATATATTGTATTCCAGAAATAACGTGTGCAATCCTAATTGGCTTAAATTCCAAAACCCTTGTTGTTCCTTTCCTCTAGCCTTCTCACACTTCCTTACTGTTAATTTTCTTCTGCAGATTTGCTACAATTGAGAGTTCCTACAATACAGAAACCAAATGCTAATTCACAACAACCTCTATAACCCAAAACAACCATGATACACGAAACCTGATCATCAAATtccatatttttaataaaaaaatcaactcaaaacacaTCCATTATAAACCCAATTAGCATTGGtaagtgaaactacctggaagATGCTGGATTCTTAAGCTTCTTCGATAGTGTGGACTAGGGCAACAGTGGTGAGAGAGCTTCAATGCTATTATTCCACAAGCAAGTGGTGGAGTAGTCCTTGAAGAGCTAAAACGCGTgtatgggaccatgattttccaagGTCAGGGTAAGGCTGATCTAAATAATGTTACCTCATAACTCTAGTCATGGACTCACCAGCTCTAGGCAAAGCTGGATCAGACGGAGCAGGGTGCCGCCATCATTCTGCTCCAGGTATTAGGCGGAGTCCAAGCGACTCTGCtggatgaccatgcttgttccgcAAGACACGCGATTTGATCTAGATATGGACTTAATCAAATCTTATAAGCCTTGGAGTCCTTACAATCTAGGGATAGGCATGCGccgcaagtaatcacactcGTAAAATaatgcaatatctacttactaaatatcctctaggattcttTCAGCTTAGAACAAGGATTCTTTCATAAAAAGGTCTATCTCCCACCGTATAAATACACCCATCTAGGGTTCATTTACTGTAACACAATTTGTACACTTGAATTCTCTTGCCAACTGCTTGAGTCTAAAATGATTCACTAACTTGACCGTTAGATAACCTTTGGCCGGTACCCCTTCTAGGCCTAAGGTTTTCTTACGGTTGTTTCACTGTTTTGCATGTTGTTCCAGACTACATGAATTTGTGTTCAACCATTGCTCACGGAGGTGCGCAGATTTGGTTCCAACTTCCAACAGTGTGGTTTGAGATGTCGTTTTCCAACCCCGTAATTGAAGCGGCATCAATGATTTGCATGAAGGTCCTCAAATTATTGACCACCATGGTAGATGACGACTAGGATATGGAGAAGAAGGAGGTGGATTTGAGGATGCGTTCTAGCTCAACAAGGTGGCCGAAGAAGGAAAGGAATGAGCGAAGGAAGATAGGGTTGGGCTCCAGGGCCCTAGTGGAGAAGGCGAtgatgaaaaatatttataaaaaaaactagttttttAATTAGTTGTTTGGCCACGTTACACTAGTTTGGTAGCCATGTTAGCACAAATGTGAATCTCATATTTAagacgtcatcacttaacggttgaataaacaaattttttaacggatgtattaaatggaaatgaaataatagtaaatgtatgaaattaaaatattttaaaaatattgtatgaggttgcaattgcGACCCAAgagtataaaatgtaattttctttaaaataaaataaaatttcaataagGTGGATGTTTTCTTTATGTTCTTTAATAATTAATCTTATTAGATTTCAAAGTATAACTGCTGTTGCAATTCATGTCGCtcaaatttggtaatttttttttacgaaagaaaaaagagaaaataaataaaatatggtTCCGTaataggtaccgtttggtacgcagaCGGGACGGAACAAAACAGAATGGGATGGGACGGGACAAGACGGGATGGAACAAAGGTTCCGTGTTATGTTTGGTGCATGCAGGACAGAAAGGGACGGTTGTTCTGTTCTGCGTTTGGTACACACTGGACAGAACGGAACAAAAGGATTGAATgactaatttacctatattcTGTCTGTCGTTTGGTACAATGTTAAGCGTGGGATGGAAtgggactttttttttttttttttttgaacttgttCATATTTGAACACATATAACAATACCATGATTTTCTTTTGGAGATTGCAAAAGAAGCAAAACGAAAAACAATGGcagagaatttagagagagaaagtgaatgACTAAAGATTGTATTCCTTGAACAATGAATCAattacacagagagagagaggtgtttGTTATTTATACAAGTATTCTTTGCTTCACTCATAAGCTACTAACCAACTAACTTATATGCCTACAATCCCAACATACCTAATGTGCTGCAACATCCATACTAAACCCACTATGTAATGCTAAAGAATACAATTCCTATCTTTCGAGCAAATAAAATAGCAATGCACCATGTGTTATCTAATGATGCAACAACTCTTAAGTTGTTGAGTTGTTAACATGATTAGAAATCTTCTGCAAGAATTCTAGTACCATGTCAGCCTAATAGTCATTCCCAGAAACAGTCAAATAGTTAAAGCTTCTAAGCTCTCAAAAGGCAAATGGAACTTTCACTATATTCTCTATGAATGCAACAAATTCTTCATTGGAGGGTTCCTCCCTAAAGAAACTATCACTACCGGACAATGGCCGAGGCGAAACCAGATGCATGGATACTAACTGTGAAGAAATCCAATCTTTAAGGTTGTTCATCCTTCCTGCAAAATATTCCCAACTGATAAATCACATATTTGACTAACTATATTACACCTTTTTTATAAATCTGATTCAACCATAATATAAGGCTGAAAATATagacaaaattaaaaggaaaaaaaggccTTTTTTAAATCCTTAGCTTATGCTTCTAGAAACTGTAGCAAGTTTGCttctttatgtaattttatgaatataattcaaattttatgaatttcttGGCAAATTTGTATGAAAAAAGAACGTAGAATTTTACCTGGAAAATACGAATTTTGTAATGAATTTGCTTTTACTCTACGATTTGGAGGAGACAACTATCGACACCATAAGAGACGAAATCAAGGATTGGGGCAGCtcagaaaaccctaattcacaGAGCCGTTGAATTGGAAGGGGCGATGAAAGAAAGGGTGTGAGAGTCTGAGGATGAACAAGACGAATCGACGATGACTATAATGAGCTTAGATAGAAAGTAAAAtcaatcagaaaataaaactCAAACCAGGAACTATAAGGTTATTCATTTATTTAACATCCATtgtaaaagactcaaaaactggAATATACAGTTTAAATCTATAATCTAGTTTTCTTCATTTCCTAccatttctcagcaaccaaacagtccATAAAcattaaaatgaaattcaaaGTAAACCTTGCACATACATTATATTCCAAATCATTTCATGAAGATATTACAAGAAAACAAATTTGACTATAAAATAACTACACCCAGGAAAAATTAGAAGAATTTTGAATACCATAAATAGGGCAGCCAAGATGATAGAAACTCCAAATTCAAGAAACTATAGCAAGAACCAAAATTAGTATGAGTTAAAGCAAAAGGGAGATCAATCGAGATCTTATAGATGCGAGAATCGTGATCTGGTGAAGCCGAACCCAGAATTGCAGAATCGgacacaaaaatcagaaaaccCTAACCTGTAGAGAGAGGAAGCTAGGGGAGAGAGAAGGAAACAGAGGGGAAGGAGGGCGAGAGACATGAGGATGACGATGAAGGATGAGGAAGAAGGCTACGGAAAAAGAAAGGCAGGGGCAGAGAATGGGTTAGGGTTTGTTTTAGATGGTGTAAATATTGAAAAGAACaaggggtatttttgtcttaaaatgttataaatttGTGTTCCATGGATGTGGAacaagtcgttccagggggaaagcggaacgaaaattcacccaaaactcatcCTATGGAACAGcacgttccacccgttttaggcgccccaaacgtgggacggaacgcctcgtCTCACTTCGTTCCATCCCGTCCCACATACCAAATGGTACCACATCAAGTCACCTTGTGCTTCCTCCTTGGCTTGTCCACCTCTTCTACACAGCTTCCATTCTCCTCATCCTGAGCGTTCCTTCAGCCTTTCCTTCCtatatttatactttttttttttttttgaaaattcctCAAATTTAGCCTCATCATCTGTTCTTGATTGCTTCTCAACAATATTCACTGCACAACCAAGGTGGTGAACTGTTGGGTCTTTGCAGCAAGGGAAATTCATGAGTTGAGTTGCTAGAGCTGATAAAGTCACCATAAAATGTAGGGAATGATCTCTGAATGTTGCCATTAATCCTTAGCATAATATTCGATGCTTCCTAGCTGTGTTTGTTGTAAATTTGTATGTGGAGGAGTACATCTTCCAAGCTTATGCTATACAGGCAATtgattgtgtttttatttataatatactTGAGTTGTATATAAATAGTCATACAATATGTAACAGGGACCTCGTGAATGGAGAGCAAGGATAAGATAACTTATGTTTACATTTTTTGTTCATATGATTGTGGTTGGACAGATAGCTTGGACAATTAAAGCTATTCTTAGGACATCATAAATTGATTTCGCTTCATACTATCTTGATTAAGAATGTGTGAAGCTTTTACATGTTTTAGTGTTGAAGCTTTTTTAGTTAAAGCTTTataggtgaagctttgtaggtgtaGCTtttatgttgaagctttgtaggtgaagtttttatgttgaagctttgtaggtgaagctttgtggttgaagctttttaggtgaagcttttatgttgaagctttgtaggtgaagcttttatgttgaagctttgtaggtgtaGCTtttatgttgaagctttgtaggtgaagctttgtggttgaagctttttaggtgaagcttttatgttgaagctttgtaggtgaagcttttaattgggcaccataaattggttttgcttcacactatcttgatcaagagtgtgtgaagcttttgacatttgtagttggcctccatttgttgaagcttttgttagGCACCATGaaatgattttgcttcacactatcttgatcaagagtgtgtgaagcttttgacatttgtagtTGGCCTCaatttgttgaagcttttgttaggcaccatgaattgattttgcttcacactatcttgatcaagagtgtgtgaagatTTTGACATTTGTAGTTGGCCTccatttgttgaagcttttgttgggcaccatgaattggttttgattcacactatcttgatcaagagtgtgtgaagcttttgacatTCGTAGTTAGCCTCCATTTGTTGAATCTTTTGTTGGCCACCATGAatagattttgcttcacactatcttgataatgtgtgaagcttttgacatttgtagtTGGCCTCCATTTGTTGAAGCTTCTGggtttcctttcctttttttttttttttttttggaaactggaaatttgaaatttgaaatttcctAGTTTTTGTGGAAGTCTGAAGGCTTTCTATGAAGGGCTTTCTCATGgcttgaatttgaatttatttggTCATGTTGAACTATATAAGAAGGATAAGTTTCCAATCTTTACATTGTTTCCAATTGTTCCTTTTGTAGTGATTTTTTGAAGATAGAGTGCTCTCTAGTTGAGAGGGATTCCGGCAATGCTTGGCACCATCTTCAGGTTGGTAGTCTTCTCCACAAAATCAAATGCTTTCATTCTTGTTGAATTATTTGAATATTCATGCACTTGGCTAAAAACATGATGAACTGGTTGAGCTTTTCCTCATGCTCTAGGAACTTCTTAGGTTTCAATCCTTCATGTAGTGATAGAGTTTGTTTCTATTTATTGTAGATGTTAGAGCTTGGAGGTCCTAGTGATGCCTGAGTCTTTAAGGCCTTTGTTAGAGTCTTGTATGGGAGAAACGTTGGATGATCTTCACAATCGTCAAACATGCGTTACACGTTTTTCTCCCGAGGCTTCCGATGAAGGGATAAGTGAGAAGTGTAGGTCTAAGGATGTAACCTTAGCCCATATTGGTTCTTCCTTCTTCATGTTGGTGGTTGAGGGGGTTGCTCTTGACGCCATACCCATATTTCGCTTTGAGTTCAtagcggaccatttagataaaAACTTTTTAGATAGTGAAGAGCAGCTTAAGGCCCTAAGGTAGTCATGTAGCATACTCCGTAGTGTAGGAATGCGCTTGGTGCATTATGAAGAATTGCTCACTGACCCGCCCAAGGGTCACGATATGTTTTACACGTAGATACTAATGACCTTAGGGTTGAAGCTACCTTTGCACCCATGGTTGCAACAGATGCTATCTCTCATTAAATATGCGCCTGGGCAACTTAACCCAGGTTTTTGGGATACCTTGATTGAGTTTTACATTATTTGGATGAAATGTGGATTAGATGAGCCTTCCTTCCATTAATGGGGCTACTGCTATAAGATGCATCCAGTGAAGTCATGCACTAGTTATGCTGAGTGTGCATGTTTAAGTGAGAGGGAGCATATTGTCTTTGGTAACAAAAATGCGTACTACACTTGGAAAAACCGTTGGTGCTTTCTTTATAAGGATTAGGAGCATGCTAAGGGTGTCACCCCTGAGCAACGTGTTCCTACTCACTTCCAGGCCACAGGTTATAATGTATCCATTGTTTGCATTGTTTGCTATTTACTGTGATTTCTATTTGCTTTTAACATTTTACTTCATGCAGTGACATGAGGCACCATCAAACTGTCCGGTCGAGAACTAGTCGATGTAAAGAAAGTGTTGAGGGTGCCAAAAGAGAACAGACACTTGGGCAAGCTATGACCTTTGTATCGAAAGTATGGTTTCCCACCCCTAGTTTTCGAGTGCCAGAGATAAGCGAGTAAGTCGTATCCTTCATTTAAcccctccctttttttttttataaagttgtATTCCTTACTTTGATTTTCCTTGTTCAGTGGAGAAGGTGAGCAATAAAGGGGAGACTATCACCAAGAAAAGGAAAGCACCCATGTTAATTCATGTAGACGACATTCTATTTCATAAGGGAGCTCGCAAGCACCGGGTGAAACCAGTCATTAGACCTAAGTCTCAAGATGAGGTCCTCAGGATTGCTGCCTCGAAGAAGGCTAAAGCTGATACCTTCAGATGTGTTGCTGCCATAGTTATAGAGGAGGAAAGGCGACTGTTCCTGCCATCGATCCCATCTTTCCTCTAGCCATGGAGTACACTGGCCATGAAGGTGACCCTAGCTCCAATCATAAGAGGAAGTACAAGGAAGAGGCTGGCAACATCTCTTAGAAGGACTTGAAGGTTGCCATACAGCCAAATAGCTTTAGGTATGTGAACAATTGCCTGGCAGGGTAGCGATCCACTGTTGACGAGCTTGGAAAGACACTAGCTGAGAATGAATCGGATCATGACCGGATGATGAGGCTATCTTCTTATGTAAGTGTTACTTTGTCGTTTCCTTTTTATATCCTCTCccccgttttttttttttttttttttttttttttttttttggtagtgacgatcatcttgtcatgtagGTCATGATTAAGTATGACAACAGACTACGAGAGGTTGAGCGATACAAGGAGAAATTTAAAGAGAACAAGCAACTTGTGGATGACGCTAGGAAAAAGAGCAAATCTTTGACTGAGGCCGTCTAGCTCAAGGACCAAACCTTGGAGAGGTTGAAGGGGCGGAATGGTGAGAACTTAAGGCTCAAGAAACAGTTGGAGGTGACTATCCTTGAGGCATCCAAGGTCAGAGAGGAGTTGGATAGTGCCTTGGCCGAGGTTTCTGAGCTGAAGGGGAGTATCCCAACTAAGAGGGAAGCCGCTATGCAAGAGTTCTTAGGTTCCCAGGCCTTTTGTCATGCCATTAGACCTCATTGCACCCGGGAGATTCAActtgagaaaagaaaatggatgGCCATCCTTGAGCGCTATGACGATGGAAACATCATCGATAAGTACCATGAAGAGATGGAGGAGTACTAGCCTCTTGCCATGGCAATTGacttttttatattgttttgttttaactttattattttagatattattgtttttttatctaGGCTTCATTTAGCACTAGCCTCTTGCCATGGTAATTGacttttttatgttgttttgttttaacCTTATTATTTtagatattattgttttttattcaattatattttgaaaaataatgaacTTACTAATCACCCTACCTGGTTATTTTTTgtgactttttctttttcttttttttttttgttgagattTTAATGAGAGAAGGGCAGTTTGTTAAGGACACTAAAAAAGTTAAGGACAGTAACGTAATTTcccaaaataaatttttttttttttttttttaatttgaacctcacttacaagtgattTTATCatcatcaattaaaaaaaataaaaaataaaccccTCTCTCTACTCccactctctctcactctcttcctctctccttcaatttgaaaaacaaaagtaaaaatttCACACAAATTTTACGTTTGGGCATATACTAgtggaagaaaaagataataagataaataataaatagagatttttttatatatttatggaAAATAGAGTTATATTTAAATTAGGAAGATATATTGGGACTTTTATTTGGAAACGACTTATTGGAATAACCAACACAGGACAGGTTATAACTCACGATCTGTCCATATATTGGCCGACAAGTACTCTTTGATAGGAGGATTAGTTGTTGGGCAAATTATATATAAGAAGACGAATTGGTTAATTTCATCATGGCTTATTTTTTCTGTTCTGAATGCTTGACCGATCGATTGCCTGGGCACTTTGGAATACAGAAGGAGAAGATAAATTGGTTTATTTCAACATGGCTTCATATAGAAAGTTTTTCCTTATCACTTACAAATCTGGAAAGCTATATGGTAAAGTTTATGGAATGTGATTTAAGCATTTAACTTGTTATTTCAAAATTAAATGTGACATAAGTCACGGCATATATTGTTATCAAAACAATTCAGATATACGATTACTTAATTGAGAAGAGAAGTACGTACCATTCTTTCTGAATATGCCATCCGGCGATATTCTATACATGGTTTAAAGCTTCCCTTCACCTTTTCACCTTCCCATTGTCGTTCTCTGCTTCATGCTTCTCAAGGGCCTTGCAAAAATTTCCTGTCTATTGCTTTCTTACCTCAGATGGTTCAACGTAATAGAAAACCGGATAAATTTGAAGCCGCTTGTCTTTATTGCACTTTCCAATATGGGCAAGCTCATCCAAACACCACGCTGAAGAAGCATAGTCACATGAAAGAATGACGACTGCCAACCTAGATTCCTCAATTGCTTTTAAGAGTTCTGGTTTAATGGCCTTTCCCCTCTCGAGTTTATCGTCATCCAGAAATGTATtgattcctttctttttcaaaGCAGTGTAAAAACATTTCGTAAACCCATCGCGGGTGTCCTCGCCCCTAAAATTCAGGAAGACCTCGTGTACGCATTCAGGGGTTGAAGGAGATGAATGTGCCTCTTGGGTTCCCATGCAATCTGCTAGAACTTCCCCATGCTCCATTGGTGTTTAGGTTGAAGGAGACGAAGAATATTCATAAGgcgaagaagaaaaggaagaaaaaagaggaTAAATAAGGAATAAAACTATGAACGTGGTGGAAGATATTGGAGTAAATTAAAGTAACTTACTAGCTTGGGCGATAGTGAGACGAATATTTGTATAATAAAAAGAGGAGAagtttttcaatgtgaccggcACATGGGATGGTACActacgtgtcattatataaatcgTGGGATATgtttattaaaaagttaataacttaaaaaattaaatttctcatcacttacataaaaaaCACTTGATGTACTATTCGTCTTTccgtcacaatgaaaattttctcttaaGAGAAGAGGGGTTTTGCTGaactatctttcttttcttctttaggAGACTTTTGCTGGACTAGTGATGCAAGTTCTTTTGGTATTTATGCAAAACAACGCTTGGATTAGTTCATCTATATCTCCGCATATAAAGTGAGAAGGCCAAATAAGTAAGGCtttcaaaatatcattaaaTACCCTCCTAATTTAGAATTTTTGAAAATGTCTATATAATTGAAAAAAGAGCAAAACAGTATAAAAACCCACGTTCAAATTAGCTGATGTTGGctgtaaataaaattaaatgccAAAAATCAACCTACtgcattcatttttttcttaattcttttaaataaattgtaaatttttttttaaataaagataaTATATCTAACAAAAAGTAAAGACTAAGACAATTAAGAATTAATTGACACACACGTTAGGCTAATATAGCGAGAAAGACACCGTTAGtaaataaactttttttttttttttaaacgataGAGTTAGTTGTTTTAATCGTTATTTGTTGGGGGAGGAAAATCAGTGACAATCGAGTCCGTCCAATAGTGCATAGCATAGGCATGAATTGCTTTTCGCAACTTGTTGTAGCCATATGCACAATtggaaaaatattcaaatacaC contains the following coding sequences:
- the LOC137742909 gene encoding toll/interleukin-1 receptor-like protein encodes the protein MEHGEVLADCMGTQEAHSSPSTPECVHEVFLNFRGEDTRDGFTKCFYTALKKKGINTFLDDDKLERGKAIKPELLKAIEESRLAVVILSCDYASSAWCLDELAHIGKCNKDKRLQIYPVFYYVEPSEVRKQ